The following proteins are encoded in a genomic region of Synechococcus sp. CBW1002:
- a CDS encoding amidohydrolase, with the protein MTSTPADLIFHGGPILTMEASQPRAEAIAIAGGKIVAVGAKEAVLGHAGPATRQIDLAGRTLLPGFIDAHGHFANALQVVGWANIQRPPAGPVTSIASLQQVLREHVARRPVGKGEWVIAYGYDVDGLSDGRPLDKTDLDAVLPENPVMVLHNSNHGAVLNSAALALAGYDASTPDPAGGVIVRRPGSTEPAGLVMETAFIPLFVHMPQPSDDERLAQFEAAQRLYTSKGITTVQDGATVAGDLDLFQRAAREGHLCIDLVLLPLVLEVPGMLRERFPAFQGQPLELPQPARDAFGPYRDHLKFQGIKLLLDGSPQGKTAFWGEPLLTPGPNGEAHWRGQPVFPPEQLFEAVARLAGQGIQLFAHCNGDAAIDLMIEACRRAGLKPEQDHRTVIIHSQFMAPGQLEQYVELGLHPSFFTVHAFFFGDTHLANLGPERAGRMSPMASAMALGLHCSNHNDFSVTPIEPMRMVETAMTRRTRTGVVLGESERVNADAALRALTIEAAWQIREEDSKGSLAPGKRADLVILDADPTATAPEQLNDIGVVATIKDGACVYGSWEGARP; encoded by the coding sequence ATGACCAGCACCCCCGCCGACCTGATCTTCCACGGCGGCCCCATCCTGACGATGGAGGCCTCCCAGCCCCGGGCTGAAGCGATCGCCATCGCAGGCGGGAAGATCGTGGCGGTGGGAGCCAAGGAGGCGGTACTGGGCCATGCCGGGCCCGCCACGCGCCAGATCGATCTGGCGGGCCGCACCCTGCTGCCGGGCTTCATCGACGCCCACGGCCACTTCGCCAATGCCCTGCAGGTGGTGGGCTGGGCCAACATTCAGCGGCCGCCGGCCGGGCCCGTCACCAGCATCGCCAGCCTGCAGCAGGTGCTGCGCGAGCACGTGGCGCGCCGTCCCGTGGGCAAGGGCGAGTGGGTGATCGCCTACGGCTACGACGTCGACGGTCTCTCCGACGGGCGCCCCCTGGACAAGACCGATCTGGATGCGGTGCTTCCGGAGAACCCGGTGATGGTGCTCCACAACTCCAACCACGGCGCCGTGCTCAACAGCGCTGCCCTGGCCCTGGCGGGCTACGACGCCAGCACCCCCGATCCGGCCGGTGGGGTGATCGTGCGCCGGCCCGGCAGCACCGAGCCGGCTGGGCTGGTGATGGAGACGGCGTTCATTCCGCTGTTCGTGCACATGCCGCAGCCCTCGGACGACGAGCGGCTGGCCCAGTTCGAGGCGGCCCAGCGGCTGTACACGTCCAAGGGCATCACCACCGTGCAGGACGGAGCCACGGTGGCGGGCGATCTGGACCTGTTTCAGCGGGCCGCCCGTGAAGGGCACCTCTGCATCGACCTGGTGCTGCTGCCGCTGGTGCTCGAGGTGCCCGGGATGCTGCGCGAGCGCTTCCCGGCGTTTCAGGGCCAACCGCTCGAGCTGCCCCAGCCGGCGCGCGACGCCTTCGGCCCATACCGCGATCACCTCAAGTTCCAGGGCATCAAGCTGCTGCTCGATGGCTCCCCCCAGGGCAAGACCGCCTTCTGGGGCGAGCCGCTGCTCACCCCCGGCCCCAACGGCGAGGCCCACTGGCGCGGCCAGCCGGTGTTCCCGCCCGAGCAGCTGTTCGAGGCGGTGGCACGGCTTGCGGGCCAGGGCATCCAGCTGTTTGCCCACTGCAACGGCGATGCCGCCATCGACCTGATGATCGAGGCCTGCCGCAGAGCCGGCCTCAAGCCCGAGCAGGACCACCGCACGGTGATCATTCACTCCCAGTTCATGGCGCCGGGGCAGCTGGAGCAGTACGTGGAGCTGGGCCTGCACCCCAGCTTCTTCACGGTGCATGCCTTTTTCTTCGGCGACACGCACCTCGCCAACCTGGGGCCCGAGCGGGCCGGCCGCATGAGCCCGATGGCCAGCGCCATGGCCCTGGGGCTGCACTGCTCCAACCACAACGACTTCTCGGTGACGCCGATCGAGCCGATGCGGATGGTGGAAACGGCCATGACCCGCCGCACGCGAACGGGCGTGGTGCTGGGCGAATCGGAGCGAGTGAATGCCGATGCCGCCCTGCGGGCCCTCACGATCGAGGCCGCCTGGCAGATCCGCGAAGAGGACAGCAAGGGCAGCCTGGCTCCGGGCAAGCGGGCCGACCTGGTGATCCTCGATGCCGACCCCACCGCCACCGCGCCCGAACAGCTCAACGACATCGGCGTGGTGGCCACGATCAAGGACGGAGCTTGCGTGTATGGCTCCTGGGAGGGGGCCAGGCCATGA
- the budA gene encoding acetolactate decarboxylase, whose protein sequence is MTCHPDSSHHLNVHLGDGLYAALQERCRRTGESASHVIRQALADALDLEHHTIYQVSTSGALVQGVYQGCVRVAEVLQHGDFGLGTFDGLDGEGILLDGTCWQACGDGTVRQAPADALAPFWVATRFSADHREVLKHVASWGDLTARLDGLRDNANLFVAIRLRGVFERIRYRVACKAEAGVDLVSATSAQATFELENVAGTLVGFWTPSFARTINVPGYHLHLLSDDHRHAGHVLELQSHELSLELHRENHLQLVLPETPAFLNADLSGDPAAALARAEGDHR, encoded by the coding sequence ATGACCTGCCACCCCGACTCCAGCCATCACCTCAACGTTCACCTCGGCGATGGTCTTTACGCCGCGCTGCAGGAGCGCTGCCGCCGCACCGGTGAAAGCGCCAGCCATGTGATCCGCCAGGCCCTGGCCGATGCGCTGGATCTCGAGCACCACACCATCTATCAGGTGTCCACCTCCGGTGCCCTGGTGCAGGGGGTCTATCAAGGATGCGTGCGGGTGGCTGAGGTGCTGCAGCACGGCGATTTCGGCCTGGGCACCTTCGATGGCCTCGATGGCGAGGGGATCCTGCTGGATGGCACCTGTTGGCAGGCCTGCGGCGATGGCACGGTGCGGCAGGCCCCGGCCGATGCCCTCGCCCCGTTCTGGGTGGCGACCCGCTTTTCAGCCGATCACCGCGAGGTTCTGAAGCATGTGGCCAGCTGGGGCGATCTCACCGCACGGCTCGACGGACTGCGGGACAACGCCAACCTGTTTGTGGCGATCCGTCTCCGTGGGGTGTTCGAGCGGATCCGCTACCGCGTGGCCTGCAAGGCCGAGGCCGGCGTGGATCTCGTGAGCGCCACCAGCGCCCAGGCCACGTTTGAGCTGGAGAACGTGGCCGGCACCCTGGTGGGCTTCTGGACGCCCAGCTTTGCCCGCACGATCAATGTGCCGGGCTACCACCTGCACCTGCTCAGCGACGACCACCGCCATGCGGGTCATGTGCTGGAGCTGCAGAGCCATGAGCTGAGCCTGGAGCTCCATCGCGAGAACCATCTGCAGCTGGTGCTGCCCGAAACACCCGCGTTCCTGAACGCCGACCTCAGTGGTGATCCAGCAGCGGCCCTGGCCAGGGCCGAGGGGGATCACCGTTGA
- the alsS gene encoding acetolactate synthase AlsS, with protein MNGAQVLVKLLEQHGVTHVFGIPGAKVDSVFEALLDSSIELVLCRHEQNAAFMAQAMGRITGTVGVCLATSGPGVTNLVTGLATATSEGDPVLAIGGEVPLDDRFKHTHQALDGVDVMRPVTKYAQSALNIHSLPEVFANGVRAAESGRPGAAFLGLPKDVGLAEYPGELSTGWARPIRQGPAASTEIHRAAELINASRKPLLLLGMQASQPSMADALQRFVGGSGLPYCATFQGAGAWVAPEQFAGRVGLFRNQPADHLLDGADCVITVGFDAVEFDPSLWNTGASRPLVVIDALAPDQDQAFLPAAELIGDIGASLAALAPLLQVQVDESFRRCGDRAAAELQATADEGAQLSGTPLHPLRVIHELRQVVTSDTTLALDVGSHYIWMNRYFPSGHARQVLVSNGQQTLGVAVPWAMATNLCRPGQPVISVSGDGGFLFTATELETATRIGSRFVHLIWNSCSYNMVAFQEQAHYGRTAGVQLGHYNVEAFAEAFGCKGYRITDADQLGPVLREALQQSVPVLIDIPIDYSQNLKLMQDVHQDFIH; from the coding sequence ATGAACGGCGCCCAGGTTCTGGTGAAGCTGCTGGAGCAGCATGGGGTCACGCATGTCTTCGGGATTCCGGGTGCCAAGGTCGACAGTGTGTTTGAGGCCCTGCTCGATTCCTCGATCGAGCTGGTGCTCTGTCGGCACGAGCAGAACGCCGCCTTCATGGCCCAGGCGATGGGCCGGATCACGGGCACGGTGGGCGTCTGCCTGGCCACCTCCGGGCCTGGGGTCACCAATCTGGTGACCGGACTCGCGACCGCCACCTCCGAAGGGGATCCGGTGCTGGCCATCGGCGGGGAGGTGCCGCTCGACGATCGCTTCAAGCACACCCACCAGGCCCTCGACGGGGTGGATGTGATGCGACCGGTCACGAAATATGCCCAGTCGGCCCTCAACATTCACAGCCTGCCGGAGGTGTTCGCCAATGGCGTGCGGGCGGCCGAAAGCGGCCGGCCGGGGGCGGCGTTTCTGGGCCTGCCCAAGGATGTGGGCCTCGCCGAGTATCCGGGCGAGCTCTCCACTGGCTGGGCCCGGCCGATCCGCCAGGGGCCAGCGGCTTCAACGGAGATCCACCGGGCCGCTGAGCTGATCAATGCCAGCCGCAAGCCCCTGCTGCTGCTGGGCATGCAGGCCTCGCAGCCCTCGATGGCCGATGCCCTGCAGCGCTTTGTGGGCGGCAGCGGCCTGCCCTACTGCGCCACCTTCCAGGGGGCCGGCGCCTGGGTGGCACCGGAGCAGTTCGCCGGCCGGGTGGGTCTGTTCCGCAACCAACCGGCGGATCACCTGCTCGATGGCGCCGACTGTGTGATCACGGTGGGCTTCGATGCGGTCGAGTTCGACCCCAGCCTCTGGAACACGGGCGCATCGCGCCCGCTGGTGGTGATCGATGCCCTGGCCCCCGATCAGGATCAGGCCTTCCTGCCCGCTGCCGAGCTGATCGGCGACATCGGTGCCAGCCTCGCGGCCCTGGCGCCGTTGCTGCAGGTGCAGGTGGATGAAAGCTTCCGCCGCTGCGGCGACCGTGCTGCCGCCGAGCTGCAGGCCACGGCCGACGAGGGCGCCCAGCTCTCCGGCACCCCCCTGCATCCGCTGCGGGTGATCCACGAGCTGCGTCAGGTGGTGACATCTGACACCACCCTGGCGCTGGATGTGGGCTCTCACTACATCTGGATGAACCGCTATTTCCCGTCCGGCCATGCCCGCCAGGTACTGGTGAGCAACGGACAGCAGACCCTCGGGGTGGCGGTGCCCTGGGCGATGGCCACCAACCTCTGCCGGCCTGGTCAGCCGGTGATCTCGGTGTCGGGCGATGGCGGCTTTCTGTTCACGGCCACGGAGCTCGAAACGGCCACCCGCATCGGCAGCCGCTTCGTGCACCTGATCTGGAACAGCTGCAGCTACAACATGGTGGCCTTCCAGGAACAGGCCCACTACGGCCGGACCGCCGGTGTGCAACTCGGTCACTACAACGTCGAGGCCTTTGCCGAGGCCTTCGGCTGCAAGGGCTATCGCATCACCGACGCCGACCAGCTGGGCCCGGTGCTGCGGGAAGCGCTGCAGCAGAGCGTGCCGGTGCTGATCGACATTCCGATCGATTACTCCCAGAACCTGAAGCTGATGCAGGACGTGCATCAGGATTTCATCCACTGA
- a CDS encoding linear amide C-N hydrolase, producing the protein MTDNPTGEYTNNPPVAYHLATAGNDANLRASPPAEMNVNGLLMPPVSSGGGMHGLPGDFLSTSRLIRALRCSRSAPTNLTTLTTIQTCAVSTLINSPATVARSK; encoded by the coding sequence ATGACGGACAACCCAACCGGGGAGTACACCAACAATCCACCTGTTGCTTATCATCTCGCCACGGCAGGGAATGACGCCAATCTCCGTGCATCTCCACCAGCTGAGATGAACGTCAACGGCCTCCTGATGCCGCCGGTGAGCAGCGGTGGAGGAATGCATGGCTTGCCAGGCGATTTTCTCTCCACTTCACGCTTGATTCGCGCGTTGCGGTGCAGCCGCTCAGCACCGACCAACCTCACCACATTGACAACAATCCAGACCTGCGCAGTCTCAACTTTGATCAATTCCCCCGCGACGGTGGCAAGATCAAAGTGA
- a CDS encoding DUF1823 family protein: MAPDQAATTPVPYPLSRALLEAVLADRLSDRFVCELIWPRLGYAPDGSGTWSAGPAASDAWRESFPIEPQFIAQRPPAVALTRSIAKEHKQLLKEQLGFVGYRIGELYPRRTRRATAVNWLLAHLAERGEPLPETGPMPELLPAPADPVAGHPGDLPVR, translated from the coding sequence ATGGCTCCCGATCAGGCCGCCACCACACCCGTCCCCTACCCCCTCAGCCGGGCGCTGCTGGAGGCGGTGCTGGCTGATCGGCTCAGCGACCGCTTCGTGTGTGAACTGATCTGGCCGCGCCTGGGGTATGCGCCCGATGGCTCCGGCACCTGGAGCGCGGGCCCGGCTGCAAGCGATGCCTGGCGGGAGTCATTCCCGATCGAGCCCCAGTTCATCGCCCAGCGGCCGCCCGCGGTGGCACTCACCCGCTCGATTGCCAAGGAGCACAAACAGCTGCTGAAGGAGCAGCTGGGCTTTGTGGGTTATCGCATCGGCGAGCTCTACCCGCGCCGCACCCGCCGGGCGACCGCCGTGAACTGGCTGCTGGCCCATCTGGCCGAGCGCGGCGAGCCCCTGCCCGAGACCGGTCCGATGCCTGAGCTGCTGCCGGCGCCGGCTGATCCGGTGGCCGGCCATCCGGGTGATCTGCCAGTGAGATGA
- the dusB gene encoding tRNA dihydrouridine synthase DusB, translating into MITAPSPLRGPLALPGHGRPRSLRCRVLQSPLAGVSDRIFRGLVRRWCADALLFTEMVNATSLELGHGRCKVEDLAEESGPIGVQLFDHRPAAMADAARRAEAAGAFLIDINMGCPVKKIARKGGGSGLIREPDLAARIVDTVARAVSIPVTVKTRLGWCGSDAEPVAWCRKLEQAGAQLLTLHGRTREQAFKGRADWQAIAAVKRALRIPLIANGDIHSPEDALRCLELTGADGVMVGRGTMGAPWLVGQIDAALSGRPVPPTPGAAERIALAREQLLALVAAKGDHGLLIARKHMGWTCQGFPGAPQLRHALMRAPTPADALELLERALADQGSTP; encoded by the coding sequence ATGATCACCGCCCCCTCCCCCCTGCGCGGCCCCCTGGCGCTGCCCGGCCACGGCCGTCCGCGCAGCCTGCGCTGCCGGGTGCTGCAGTCGCCGCTGGCGGGGGTGAGCGACCGGATCTTCCGCGGCCTGGTGCGGCGCTGGTGCGCCGATGCGCTCCTGTTCACCGAGATGGTGAACGCCACCAGCCTCGAGCTGGGCCATGGCCGCTGCAAGGTGGAGGACCTGGCCGAGGAGAGCGGGCCGATCGGCGTGCAGCTCTTCGATCACCGGCCCGCCGCCATGGCCGACGCGGCCCGCCGCGCCGAGGCCGCCGGCGCCTTCCTGATCGACATCAACATGGGCTGCCCGGTGAAGAAGATCGCCCGCAAGGGGGGCGGCAGCGGCCTGATCCGCGAACCCGATCTGGCGGCCCGCATCGTGGACACGGTCGCCCGGGCCGTGAGCATCCCCGTGACCGTGAAGACGCGGCTGGGCTGGTGCGGCAGCGATGCGGAGCCCGTGGCCTGGTGCCGCAAGCTCGAGCAGGCCGGCGCCCAGCTGCTCACCCTGCACGGCCGCACCCGCGAGCAGGCCTTCAAGGGCCGGGCGGACTGGCAGGCGATCGCCGCGGTGAAGCGGGCGCTGCGGATCCCGCTGATCGCCAACGGCGACATCCACAGCCCCGAGGATGCGCTGCGCTGCCTGGAGCTCACCGGCGCCGACGGCGTGATGGTGGGCCGGGGCACGATGGGGGCCCCCTGGCTGGTGGGCCAGATCGATGCCGCCCTCAGCGGCCGGCCGGTGCCGCCCACCCCCGGCGCCGCCGAGCGCATCGCCCTGGCCCGCGAGCAGCTGCTGGCCCTGGTGGCGGCCAAGGGCGACCACGGACTGCTGATCGCCCGCAAGCACATGGGCTGGACCTGCCAGGGATTTCCGGGGGCGCCCCAGCTGCGTCATGCCCTCATGCGCGCCCCCACCCCCGCCGATGCCCTGGAGCTCCTGGAGCGCGCCCTGGCCGATCAGGGCAGCACGCCCTAG
- a CDS encoding precorrin-2 C(20)-methyltransferase, with protein sequence MGVGPGDPRLLTVAAVEAIRAAAVVAYPVARLGASGMAATIAAPWITPEQRQLPLLFPMVSDAAPLRQAWHAAADTLAAATVEAAGQGGSVVLLCEGDVSLFASSSYVLLALRQRHPAVPVRLIPGVSAAAAAAAAGAWPLALQQESLLIRPTPETPEALEVLLDRAAAGAEVLALLKLGHRWAWVQPLLQRRGLLEHALFAQRVGWPDALVAPAREVAATASPYFSLLLIRQGWPTVLP encoded by the coding sequence GTGGGGGTGGGTCCAGGCGATCCCCGCCTGCTCACGGTGGCGGCCGTGGAGGCCATCAGGGCCGCCGCTGTGGTGGCCTACCCCGTGGCCCGCCTCGGCGCCAGTGGCATGGCCGCCACGATCGCCGCCCCCTGGATCACCCCAGAGCAGCGGCAGTTGCCGCTGCTGTTCCCGATGGTGAGCGACGCGGCGCCGCTGCGGCAGGCCTGGCACGCCGCGGCCGATACCCTCGCGGCCGCCACGGTTGAGGCCGCTGGCCAGGGCGGATCGGTGGTGCTGCTCTGCGAAGGGGATGTGTCGCTGTTTGCCTCCAGCTCCTATGTGCTGCTGGCCCTGCGTCAACGCCATCCGGCCGTGCCGGTGCGGCTGATCCCCGGCGTCAGTGCCGCGGCTGCCGCGGCCGCCGCCGGTGCCTGGCCCCTGGCGCTGCAGCAGGAGAGCCTGCTGATCCGGCCCACGCCGGAAACGCCGGAAGCCCTGGAGGTCCTGCTGGATCGCGCTGCCGCGGGTGCCGAAGTGCTGGCCCTGCTGAAGCTGGGCCATCGCTGGGCCTGGGTGCAGCCGCTTCTGCAGCGGCGCGGGTTGCTGGAGCACGCCCTCTTCGCCCAGCGGGTGGGCTGGCCGGATGCGCTGGTGGCCCCAGCCCGCGAAGTGGCGGCCACAGCCTCGCCCTACTTCTCCCTGCTGCTGATCCGCCAGGGCTGGCCCACTGTGCTGCCCTAG
- a CDS encoding acireductone dioxygenase, whose product MSQLSLYPSTPAQGSPMPELVTGDERLIQRALAERGIRFERWPARQDLPEQAGQEEILGLYAAEIARVQQGGAYPTVDAIRITPDHPDRDALRQKFLQEHTHSEDEVRFFVEGRGLFCLHLGDEVVQILCERNDWIAVPAGTRHWFDMGEAPSFCALRFFNNPEGWVAQFTGDPIADRYPRLDELACGGFEEHDFESRPIPSARGT is encoded by the coding sequence TTGAGTCAGCTGAGCCTCTACCCCAGCACCCCTGCCCAGGGAAGCCCCATGCCGGAGCTGGTGACAGGGGATGAGCGGCTGATTCAGCGCGCCCTGGCGGAACGGGGCATCCGCTTCGAGCGCTGGCCTGCGCGCCAGGATCTGCCGGAGCAGGCAGGCCAGGAGGAGATTCTCGGCCTCTATGCCGCCGAGATCGCCCGGGTTCAGCAGGGGGGCGCGTACCCCACCGTGGATGCGATCCGCATCACCCCCGACCACCCCGATCGGGACGCGCTGCGCCAGAAGTTCCTGCAGGAGCACACCCACAGCGAAGACGAGGTGCGCTTCTTCGTGGAAGGGCGGGGCCTGTTCTGCCTGCACCTTGGTGATGAGGTCGTGCAGATCCTCTGCGAACGCAACGACTGGATTGCCGTGCCGGCCGGCACCCGCCACTGGTTCGATATGGGGGAGGCTCCGTCGTTCTGCGCCCTGCGCTTCTTCAACAACCCGGAGGGCTGGGTGGCCCAGTTCACCGGTGACCCGATCGCCGACCGCTACCCCAGGCTGGACGAACTGGCGTGTGGAGGGTTCGAGGAACATGATTTCGAGAGTCGCCCCATTCCCTCCGCTCGCGGTACCTGA
- a CDS encoding HEXXH motif-containing putative peptide modification protein has translation MDPSSIDGLVNGLKQGLRLGPVPFGLYSQLVLKLSEGDQEGATTIWNRLAASHSPLESMQVIGLDDPSLAPDLSMYAALMGTGGTDDLSIQPPDHERVPSFLHDLHAALQLLDRVSPDLSGEIAALVTQLVMVSGNPNDSYIFDGGSCYMLWGALFINIERQRSIVELLEVLVHEAAHLLLYGFTIEEPLTTNSDQDLYPSPLRRDPRPMDGIFHATWVSARMYFAMDTLLQSNLLDADSCAKAQKAKAENRHNFDNGMGVIQEHGMLTMTGRALLESAAQAVHPSLRLINNG, from the coding sequence GTGGACCCATCTTCCATTGATGGACTGGTTAATGGACTGAAACAAGGACTTCGGCTTGGACCTGTTCCATTCGGCTTATATAGCCAGCTCGTGCTCAAGTTGTCTGAAGGAGATCAAGAGGGAGCAACAACAATCTGGAACCGACTGGCGGCCTCCCACTCGCCACTTGAATCCATGCAGGTCATCGGATTGGATGATCCCTCTCTGGCTCCTGATCTCAGCATGTATGCCGCATTGATGGGCACGGGAGGCACGGATGATCTTTCCATCCAACCGCCCGATCACGAAAGAGTGCCGAGCTTTCTGCATGATCTCCATGCCGCGCTGCAACTTTTAGACCGAGTCAGCCCTGATCTTTCTGGCGAAATTGCTGCTCTCGTCACCCAGCTAGTGATGGTGAGTGGAAACCCCAACGATTCGTACATTTTTGATGGAGGCTCTTGCTACATGCTTTGGGGGGCGCTCTTCATTAATATCGAACGACAAAGGTCCATCGTAGAACTATTGGAAGTATTGGTTCATGAAGCCGCACATTTACTATTGTATGGCTTCACAATTGAAGAGCCGCTGACAACCAACTCGGATCAGGATCTTTACCCATCTCCACTCAGGAGAGACCCTCGTCCGATGGATGGCATCTTTCACGCCACTTGGGTATCAGCCCGCATGTATTTTGCCATGGACACCCTTCTTCAATCCAACCTCCTGGATGCTGATAGTTGTGCCAAAGCGCAGAAGGCCAAAGCCGAGAATCGTCACAACTTTGACAATGGTATGGGGGTTATTCAGGAGCACGGTATGCTAACAATGACTGGGCGTGCTCTCCTGGAGAGTGCAGCACAGGCTGTTCATCCCTCACTCAGACTCATCAACAATGGGTGA
- a CDS encoding tRNA-(ms[2]io[6]A)-hydroxylase gives MTVTAPSEFTRVKWLARPSSDSWLEKALSHPDLLLIDHAHCERKAAGAALQLMFRYPSDTELAAVLSPLIQEELQHFDRVLALLQRRGISLRALPAPPYGASLAQEIRRQEPERMLDSFLVAGLIEARSHERMGLLASHTPDPELCELYSDLLASEARHFGLYWLLSEQRFGRPLTVARLEHLADRETQILSGTPASSVEIRFHSAGIQEDFKPGQASQAAGQVDTNWQLPT, from the coding sequence ATGACCGTCACCGCTCCATCGGAGTTCACCCGTGTGAAGTGGCTGGCAAGGCCCAGCAGTGACAGCTGGCTTGAGAAAGCGCTGTCCCACCCGGATCTGCTGCTGATCGACCATGCCCACTGCGAGCGCAAAGCAGCCGGCGCGGCCTTGCAACTGATGTTCCGCTATCCCTCAGACACCGAGCTTGCCGCCGTGCTGAGCCCCCTGATTCAAGAGGAATTGCAGCACTTCGACCGTGTCCTGGCCCTGCTTCAACGGCGTGGCATCAGCTTGCGGGCGTTGCCGGCCCCCCCCTATGGAGCCTCTCTCGCCCAGGAAATTCGCCGGCAGGAACCCGAACGCATGCTCGATAGCTTCCTGGTGGCCGGACTGATTGAGGCCCGCAGCCACGAGCGCATGGGGCTGCTCGCCAGCCACACTCCGGATCCTGAACTGTGTGAGCTCTACAGCGATCTGCTGGCAAGCGAAGCCAGACACTTCGGCCTCTACTGGCTGCTGAGCGAACAGCGCTTCGGAAGACCGTTGACAGTGGCAAGACTGGAACATCTGGCCGACCGCGAAACTCAGATTCTCAGCGGAACACCAGCTTCGAGCGTTGAGATTCGCTTTCACTCGGCAGGCATTCAAGAGGACTTCAAGCCCGGCCAAGCGTCACAGGCAGCAGGACAGGTTGACACCAACTGGCAACTCCCCACATAA
- the aroQ gene encoding type II 3-dehydroquinate dehydratase, with amino-acid sequence MRVLVLHGPNLNLLGSREPGLYGTRSLEQINASLQDQAVALGVELDCYQSNHEGALVDRIQAARDDTDGILINAGAYTHTSIALRDALLAVALPFVELHLSNTHAREPFRHHSHLADRAVGVICGFGHTSYRLALEGLVDHLRLTQA; translated from the coding sequence GTGCGAGTGCTGGTGCTCCATGGCCCGAACCTCAACCTGCTGGGCAGCCGCGAACCAGGCCTCTACGGCACCCGCAGCCTCGAGCAGATCAATGCATCCCTGCAGGATCAGGCGGTCGCCCTCGGGGTGGAGCTCGACTGCTACCAGAGCAACCATGAGGGAGCCCTGGTGGATCGGATCCAGGCCGCTCGCGACGACACTGACGGAATTCTGATCAACGCCGGGGCTTACACCCATACCTCGATCGCCTTACGGGATGCCCTGCTCGCTGTGGCCCTTCCCTTCGTGGAACTGCACCTGAGCAACACCCATGCCCGAGAGCCCTTCCGCCACCACTCGCACCTGGCCGATCGGGCCGTTGGAGTGATCTGCGGTTTCGGCCACACCAGCTACCGGCTCGCCCTGGAAGGGCTGGTGGATCACCTTCGTCTGACTCAAGCATGA